The following coding sequences lie in one Nocardioides sambongensis genomic window:
- a CDS encoding LuxR C-terminal-related transcriptional regulator gives MFASKLRPAVSPIHLVPRPRLDALLDEAVAAPLTLVVAPPGSGKTVLLATWTSRTALPTAWLALDEADRDPVQLWCAMAAALEQLARGCADTAVDLFRRPGGLLGGVGELLDELERRALSPRVLIVDDLHLVDEVEETAASLALFLQHLPRWLHVVLISRRRPPLPVERLRARGQVGEVHFPELRFSFDEASAMLAALAPAIEPDAAAAIATEAGGWAASIQFAALAARSARARAPEELPAPEDGLHYLDDYLWHEVLGAVREDLVEVLLATSVVKRVAPDLARILTSRADAGDLLAEAEEQGLFISRTEATGEFEIHALVRERLVDVLAKRSPDRLRELYSLAAGWDEAHGQTLLALDNWLRADRPRDALRLLAAEASTLYDDGHARVIERVLGAIPDAVADGGTEPSIEFAWCHLLVDRHRFAALVDDLSRRTQGDLGLAPLLEARIDVLRSIAAILRGDWSNGASHARSALQEVGHTWWLDPLGRFGWNLIGRDIALREVWDESSAATKEVISAVAIAPDRRLALAGTRALGEALAGRPVDALRVAAGVKEGSDATRLVILRAETMTARAIAHREIGEPAAALPLLHELVVDRLEPTAHCQLLAWLELTHARICEGSLAAADDAFGHAAELVDTELGGPGATSWLARTGTVLAVANGEIGEGEVWAARVKDPFWSVVSTARVLLASEEPGRAYDALKGAEARCQRHRVVAGLMLARATEAPAEAEQHLVDAVRIAAAHGLVQTVAAEGPAVLEQVERLTWRAPDGWLSRVRRAVAAEGVRHSPVPELVDPLTEREVQVLRMLPSRLTLREVADELCISPNTLKFHLKVIYRKLGCGSRAEAAEVARALTSLRGPGQPSRTRRR, from the coding sequence GTGTTCGCCTCCAAGCTCCGCCCCGCCGTCTCCCCGATCCACCTGGTCCCGCGGCCACGCCTGGACGCGTTGCTCGACGAGGCCGTGGCGGCGCCGCTCACCCTGGTGGTCGCACCGCCGGGGTCGGGGAAGACCGTGCTGCTGGCCACCTGGACCTCCCGGACCGCACTGCCGACCGCCTGGCTCGCGCTGGACGAGGCCGACCGTGACCCGGTGCAGCTGTGGTGTGCGATGGCTGCCGCGCTGGAGCAGCTCGCCCGGGGCTGCGCCGATACAGCGGTCGACCTGTTCCGGCGGCCCGGCGGTCTGCTCGGCGGCGTCGGCGAGCTGCTCGACGAGCTCGAGCGCCGCGCCCTCTCCCCGCGGGTGCTGATCGTCGACGACCTGCACCTCGTCGACGAGGTGGAGGAGACGGCAGCCTCCCTCGCCCTCTTCCTGCAGCACCTGCCGCGGTGGCTGCACGTGGTGCTGATCAGTCGCCGGCGCCCGCCGCTGCCCGTGGAGCGGCTGCGGGCCCGCGGCCAGGTGGGCGAGGTCCACTTCCCCGAGCTGCGGTTCTCCTTCGACGAGGCCTCGGCGATGCTCGCCGCGCTGGCCCCCGCGATCGAGCCGGATGCGGCGGCGGCGATCGCGACCGAGGCCGGAGGGTGGGCGGCCAGCATCCAGTTCGCCGCGCTCGCCGCCCGGTCGGCGCGGGCGCGCGCGCCGGAGGAGCTGCCGGCGCCCGAGGACGGCCTGCACTACCTGGACGACTACCTCTGGCACGAGGTGCTCGGCGCGGTGCGCGAGGACCTGGTCGAGGTGCTGCTCGCCACGTCGGTGGTGAAGCGGGTCGCCCCGGACCTGGCCCGCATCCTCACCTCCCGCGCGGATGCGGGCGACCTGCTCGCGGAGGCCGAGGAGCAGGGCCTGTTCATCTCCCGGACCGAGGCGACCGGCGAGTTCGAGATCCACGCCCTGGTCCGGGAGCGGCTCGTCGACGTCCTGGCGAAGCGCTCGCCGGATCGTCTCCGCGAGCTCTACTCCCTGGCAGCGGGGTGGGACGAGGCCCACGGACAGACGCTGCTCGCACTGGACAACTGGCTGCGGGCGGACCGACCGCGCGATGCGCTGCGGCTGCTGGCCGCCGAGGCCTCCACGCTGTACGACGACGGGCACGCGCGCGTCATCGAGCGTGTCCTGGGAGCGATCCCCGACGCCGTCGCCGACGGGGGGACGGAGCCGTCCATCGAGTTCGCCTGGTGCCACCTGCTCGTCGACCGTCATCGCTTCGCCGCACTGGTCGACGACCTCTCGCGCAGGACCCAGGGTGATCTCGGGCTCGCCCCGCTGCTGGAGGCCAGGATCGACGTGCTCCGCTCGATCGCCGCCATCCTGCGCGGCGACTGGTCCAACGGCGCCTCCCACGCCAGGTCGGCGCTCCAGGAGGTCGGCCACACCTGGTGGCTCGATCCGTTGGGTCGCTTCGGATGGAACCTGATCGGCCGCGACATCGCGCTCCGCGAGGTGTGGGACGAGTCCTCGGCCGCGACCAAGGAGGTCATCTCCGCGGTGGCGATCGCACCCGACCGGCGACTCGCCCTGGCCGGCACCCGCGCCCTCGGCGAGGCGCTCGCCGGGCGACCGGTCGACGCCCTCCGGGTCGCGGCGGGCGTGAAGGAGGGGTCGGACGCCACCCGGCTGGTGATCCTGCGGGCCGAGACGATGACGGCCCGCGCGATCGCCCATCGGGAGATCGGTGAGCCGGCGGCCGCACTCCCCCTGCTGCACGAGCTGGTGGTCGACCGCCTCGAGCCGACCGCGCACTGTCAGCTGCTCGCCTGGCTGGAGCTGACCCACGCCCGCATCTGCGAGGGGAGCCTGGCCGCGGCCGACGACGCGTTCGGGCACGCCGCCGAGCTCGTCGACACCGAGCTCGGCGGACCGGGGGCCACCTCCTGGTTGGCCCGCACCGGGACGGTGCTCGCCGTCGCCAACGGCGAGATCGGGGAGGGCGAGGTCTGGGCTGCCAGGGTCAAGGACCCGTTCTGGTCGGTGGTGAGCACGGCCCGGGTGCTGCTCGCCTCCGAGGAGCCGGGGCGCGCCTACGACGCCCTCAAGGGGGCGGAGGCCCGCTGCCAGCGGCACCGGGTGGTGGCCGGACTGATGCTCGCCCGAGCCACCGAGGCCCCGGCGGAGGCGGAACAGCACCTGGTCGACGCGGTGCGGATCGCCGCGGCGCACGGACTGGTCCAGACCGTCGCTGCGGAGGGCCCGGCCGTGCTGGAGCAGGTGGAGCGGCTGACCTGGCGTGCGCCGGACGGCTGGCTGTCACGGGTACGCCGTGCCGTGGCGGCCGAAGGCGTGCGGCACAGCCCGGTCCCGGAGCTGGTCGACCCGCTCACCGAGCGGGAGGTCCAGGTGCTCCGGATGCTTCCCAGCCGCCTCACCCTCCGCGAGGTGGCCGACGAGCTGTGCATCTCGCCCAACACGCTGAAGTTCCACCTCAAGGTGATCTACCGCAAGCTCGGGTGCGGGTCGCGGGCCGAGGCGGCCGAGGTGGCGCGGGCGCTGACCAGCCTGCGGGGTCCCGGTCAGCCGTCCAGGACCCGTCGTCGCTGA
- a CDS encoding MFS transporter, whose amino-acid sequence MAKATAAGPTAVGAGAVLLTLASGQFLMTLDSSVMNVSIAQVASDVGTTVTGVQTAITFYTLVMATTMITGGKIGTMIGHRRAFAVGCVIYAAGSLTTALAPNLAVLIVGWSVLEGLGAALIMPAIVSLVAVNFAAAQRPGAYGLVASAGAVAVAAGPLIGGAVTTYWTWRLVFAGEVVVVIAILAMTRRIHDAGPGRRSRIDLVGVVLSAAGLGLAVYGVLRSGSWGWVRPKPGSAEILGLSPTLWLLLSGLLVLRGFVAWEAHVARRGGEPLVDLALLRNSRLTGGLTMFFFQFLLQAGLFFTIPLFLSVALGLSALETGVRLLPLSITLLIAALGVPRVWPAASPRRVVSWGLASLLTGIIALIGALETGAGAEVVTVPLLLAGLGVGALASQLGAVTVSAVPDERSGEVGGLQNTASNLGASLGTALAGSVLIGTLTASFFAGIDSNPAVSDAVAENAEVELAGGIPFVSDDALESALAEVDVPTEEADAIVEENSDARLAGLRVSLAVLAFLAALAIFLTRLLPRRPPGAPAAGQPDPVP is encoded by the coding sequence ATGGCGAAGGCAACGGCCGCCGGGCCGACCGCGGTGGGCGCCGGCGCGGTCCTCCTGACCCTGGCCTCGGGACAGTTCCTGATGACCCTCGACAGCTCGGTCATGAACGTCTCGATCGCACAGGTCGCCAGCGACGTCGGCACCACGGTGACCGGGGTGCAGACCGCGATCACCTTCTACACCCTGGTGATGGCGACGACGATGATCACCGGCGGCAAGATCGGGACGATGATCGGGCACCGACGTGCCTTCGCGGTCGGGTGCGTGATCTACGCCGCGGGCTCGCTCACCACCGCGCTGGCGCCCAACCTGGCGGTGCTGATCGTGGGGTGGTCGGTCCTCGAGGGGCTCGGTGCGGCCCTGATCATGCCGGCGATCGTCTCCCTGGTGGCGGTCAACTTCGCCGCTGCGCAGCGACCGGGCGCCTACGGGCTGGTCGCGTCTGCGGGCGCTGTCGCGGTCGCCGCCGGCCCGTTGATCGGCGGTGCGGTGACGACGTACTGGACCTGGCGGCTGGTCTTCGCGGGCGAGGTCGTGGTGGTGATCGCGATCCTGGCCATGACCCGACGGATCCACGACGCCGGACCCGGCCGGCGATCGCGGATCGACCTGGTCGGCGTGGTGCTCTCGGCGGCCGGGCTGGGGCTCGCCGTCTACGGCGTGCTGCGCTCCGGCTCGTGGGGGTGGGTGCGTCCGAAGCCGGGCAGCGCCGAGATCCTCGGGTTGTCGCCGACGCTCTGGCTGCTGCTGAGCGGGCTCCTCGTGCTGCGCGGCTTCGTCGCCTGGGAGGCGCACGTGGCACGGCGCGGCGGCGAGCCGCTGGTCGACCTCGCCCTGCTGCGCAACAGCCGTCTGACCGGTGGCCTGACGATGTTCTTCTTCCAGTTCCTGCTCCAGGCAGGACTGTTCTTCACGATCCCGCTGTTCCTCTCGGTCGCGCTGGGACTGAGCGCCCTGGAGACCGGTGTCCGGCTGCTGCCGCTCTCCATCACCCTGCTGATCGCAGCGCTCGGCGTGCCGCGGGTGTGGCCGGCCGCCTCCCCTCGCCGGGTGGTGAGCTGGGGGCTGGCCAGCCTGCTGACCGGGATCATCGCGCTGATCGGCGCCCTCGAGACCGGAGCCGGGGCGGAGGTGGTCACGGTGCCGCTGCTGCTCGCCGGTCTCGGTGTGGGGGCGCTGGCGTCCCAGCTGGGCGCCGTCACCGTCTCGGCGGTGCCCGACGAACGCAGCGGGGAGGTCGGCGGGCTGCAGAACACCGCCTCCAACCTGGGCGCGTCGCTCGGCACCGCGCTCGCCGGATCGGTCCTGATCGGGACGCTGACAGCCAGCTTCTTCGCGGGCATCGACAGCAACCCCGCCGTCTCCGACGCCGTCGCGGAGAACGCCGAGGTGGAGCTGGCGGGCGGGATCCCGTTCGTCTCCGACGACGCGCTGGAGTCCGCCCTCGCGGAGGTCGACGTGCCCACGGAGGAGGCCGACGCCATCGTCGAGGAGAACTCCGACGCCCGGCTGGCCGGACTCCGGGTCAGCCTCGCGGTGCTCGCCTTCCTCGCCGCCCTCGCGATCTTCCTGACCCGCCTGCTGCCACGCCGACCGCCGGGCGCTCCCGCGGCGGGTCAGCCCGACCCCGTCCCCTGA
- a CDS encoding chloride channel protein, protein MNARGRTALLAVVLGAGVGAISAVYLLAVHGLEHLLWEDGDPRLPLPSALATVLTCAAGGVLVGLIRRRHERGTPRDLDDALADLETAMEEGDATPPPTAVWLIRSAILGVVSLGFGASLGPEAPLVAIAVGFGARIATILRLSRAEATYISAAGALSGLFGGPLGPALMPLEGGRSTPRAEVLAVGTLSGLAGLVTLLALLPDEGGPHLDVPTSTDVAGDVSADLLWAVLAALPATLIGLAALGLLPHARGLAERALPSTVLQATAGGLVLGLCGAVSPLALFSGSHGSEDLIADVAQYSAWALLGLAGLKLLATVACMSTGWFGGQIFPAVFMGLAVGLAVAAAFPGAPMAPAAAAGTAAAGTAVLRRPLAVVLILLFYFPADHLLAMLVGGGVATLLVTLLGERAPKPHGLASH, encoded by the coding sequence GTGAACGCCCGGGGCCGCACCGCGCTCCTCGCTGTCGTCCTGGGTGCCGGTGTCGGCGCGATCTCCGCGGTCTACCTCCTGGCCGTGCACGGTCTGGAGCACCTGCTCTGGGAGGACGGCGACCCGCGGCTTCCGCTGCCGAGCGCCCTCGCCACCGTCCTCACCTGCGCCGCGGGCGGCGTGCTGGTCGGCCTGATCCGTCGTCGCCACGAGCGGGGCACGCCGAGAGACCTCGACGACGCGCTCGCCGACCTCGAGACCGCCATGGAGGAGGGCGATGCGACCCCGCCGCCGACCGCCGTCTGGCTGATCCGCTCCGCGATCCTCGGCGTGGTCTCGCTCGGCTTCGGCGCCTCGCTGGGGCCCGAGGCTCCGCTGGTGGCGATCGCGGTCGGCTTCGGCGCCCGGATCGCCACCATCCTGCGCCTCTCCCGCGCCGAGGCTACCTACATCAGCGCCGCCGGCGCGCTCTCCGGACTCTTCGGCGGGCCGCTCGGCCCCGCCCTGATGCCGCTGGAGGGCGGCCGGAGCACGCCGCGCGCCGAAGTGCTCGCCGTCGGCACCCTCTCCGGCCTGGCCGGACTGGTCACCCTGCTGGCGCTGCTCCCCGACGAGGGAGGACCGCACCTGGACGTGCCGACCTCGACGGACGTCGCCGGCGACGTCTCCGCCGATCTGCTCTGGGCGGTGCTCGCGGCGCTCCCGGCGACGCTGATCGGCCTCGCCGCCCTCGGTCTGCTCCCGCACGCCCGTGGGCTCGCGGAGCGGGCGCTGCCGTCCACCGTGCTGCAGGCCACCGCCGGCGGCCTCGTCCTCGGGCTCTGCGGCGCGGTGTCGCCGCTGGCGCTCTTCTCCGGCAGCCACGGCAGCGAGGACCTGATCGCCGACGTGGCGCAGTACTCCGCCTGGGCCCTGCTCGGTCTGGCCGGGCTGAAGCTCCTGGCCACCGTTGCCTGCATGTCGACCGGGTGGTTCGGCGGGCAGATCTTCCCGGCGGTGTTCATGGGCCTGGCGGTGGGCCTGGCCGTCGCCGCCGCGTTCCCCGGCGCCCCGATGGCTCCGGCGGCCGCCGCCGGCACCGCGGCCGCCGGCACCGCGGTGCTCCGGCGTCCGCTGGCCGTGGTGCTGATCCTGCTCTTCTACTTCCCGGCGGACCACCTGCTGGCCATGCTGGTCGGCGGCGGCGTGGCCACCCTGCTGGTCACCCTCCTCGGTGAACGGGCCCCGAAGCCGCACGGCCTCGCGAGTCACTGA
- a CDS encoding adenylate cyclase yields the protein MSPLPTYDAERLGELLGLLPDVDSVELKLTVPDADHRRVLDGLGIDALDAELRQVAFIDTPDLRLSGVGLVVRARRTQRKAGDVAVKLRPMLPADVPEDLRGIDGFKVEIDASPQGFTCSCSLTVAAHDHKVRALYGEQGRLAKLLSATQRKVLDDHLPAGVALADLRVLGPLTLLKAKFEPEGLARKMVAELWFLPDGSRILELSTKAPPRIAFQAAAETKVFLAGRGIDLAAPQDTKTRTAMRALAATLPETPRTDPGDAPG from the coding sequence ATGAGCCCGTTGCCGACCTACGACGCCGAACGGTTGGGCGAGCTGCTCGGGCTGCTCCCCGACGTCGACTCCGTCGAGCTCAAGCTGACCGTCCCCGATGCGGACCACCGGCGCGTGCTCGACGGCCTCGGCATCGACGCACTCGACGCCGAGCTGCGGCAGGTCGCGTTCATCGACACCCCCGACCTCCGGCTCTCGGGCGTCGGCCTCGTCGTACGGGCCCGGCGCACGCAGCGCAAGGCGGGAGACGTGGCCGTGAAGCTGAGGCCGATGCTCCCCGCGGACGTCCCGGAGGACCTCCGCGGCATCGACGGCTTCAAGGTCGAGATCGACGCCTCTCCGCAGGGCTTCACCTGCTCCTGCTCGCTCACCGTCGCGGCGCACGACCACAAGGTGAGGGCGCTGTACGGCGAGCAGGGGCGTCTCGCCAAGCTCCTCAGCGCCACCCAGCGCAAGGTCCTCGACGACCACCTGCCCGCGGGCGTCGCCCTCGCCGACCTGCGGGTGCTCGGCCCGCTCACCCTGTTGAAGGCGAAGTTCGAGCCCGAGGGGCTCGCCCGGAAGATGGTGGCCGAGCTGTGGTTCCTGCCCGACGGCTCACGGATCCTGGAGCTCTCGACCAAGGCCCCGCCCCGGATCGCGTTCCAGGCCGCGGCCGAGACGAAGGTCTTCCTGGCCGGCCGGGGCATCGATCTCGCCGCGCCGCAGGACACGAAGACCCGCACCGCCATGCGAGCGCTGGCCGCGACCCTCCCCGAGACCCCTCGGACCGACCCCGGCGACGCCCCGGGCTGA
- a CDS encoding sulfate/molybdate ABC transporter ATP-binding protein has product MSIDVRNVTRTYGDFYALDDVSVALPTGQLTALLGPSGGGKSTLLRIIAGLDTADSGTVSIEGVDATRLPPQKRNVGFVFQHYAAFKHMSVAKNVAFGLEIRKRPKAEVRRRVGELLELVHLSQFADRMPAQLSGGQRQRMALARALAVEPSVLLLDEPFGALDAKVRKELRDWLRRLHDEVHVTTVFVTHDQEEAMEVADEIVVINGGRVEQVGSPDELYDQPANDFVMGFLGEVTRLGSVQLRPHDIEVAVAPGRAGAHPGRVTRMQRVGFEVRLLVEPETEDGAAAVAVTITRSHAHALDLELGTRVWLTPAVGASTVPSMVAV; this is encoded by the coding sequence ATGTCCATCGACGTCCGCAACGTCACCCGCACCTACGGCGACTTCTACGCCCTCGACGACGTCAGCGTGGCGCTGCCGACGGGGCAGCTCACCGCCCTGCTGGGCCCGTCGGGAGGAGGGAAGTCCACCCTGCTGCGGATCATCGCCGGCCTGGACACCGCCGACTCCGGCACCGTCTCGATCGAGGGGGTCGACGCCACCCGGCTGCCCCCGCAGAAGCGCAACGTGGGCTTCGTCTTCCAGCACTACGCCGCGTTCAAGCACATGTCGGTGGCGAAGAACGTCGCGTTCGGCCTGGAGATCCGCAAGCGACCCAAGGCCGAGGTGAGGCGACGGGTCGGCGAGCTGCTCGAGCTGGTCCACCTCTCCCAGTTCGCCGACCGGATGCCGGCGCAGCTGTCGGGTGGTCAGCGGCAGCGGATGGCGCTGGCGCGGGCACTCGCGGTCGAGCCCAGCGTGCTGCTGCTCGACGAGCCGTTCGGTGCCCTGGACGCCAAGGTCCGCAAGGAGCTGCGGGACTGGCTGCGCCGACTGCACGACGAGGTGCACGTGACCACGGTGTTCGTCACCCACGACCAGGAGGAGGCGATGGAGGTCGCCGACGAGATCGTGGTGATCAACGGTGGACGGGTCGAGCAGGTCGGCAGCCCCGACGAGCTCTACGACCAGCCCGCCAACGACTTCGTGATGGGCTTCCTCGGCGAGGTCACCCGCCTCGGCAGCGTGCAGCTGCGTCCGCACGACATCGAGGTCGCGGTCGCGCCCGGCCGTGCCGGGGCGCACCCGGGACGGGTGACCCGGATGCAGCGCGTCGGCTTCGAGGTGCGGCTGCTGGTCGAGCCGGAGACCGAGGACGGGGCCGCCGCGGTCGCGGTCACGATCACCCGCAGCCACGCCCACGCCCTGGATCTCGAGCTCGGGACCCGGGTGTGGCTGACCCCGGCGGTCGGCGCCTCCACGGTGCCGTCGATGGTCGCCGTCTGA
- a CDS encoding SHOCT domain-containing protein — MGLIRGMARTAVVAGTATAVSNRVSRRQAGRWAAQEAPAYQEPQYAQQPQYAQAPEPPPAPAPATLDSAALIEQLQKLGALRDQGILTDAEFEAQKAKLLG, encoded by the coding sequence ATGGGACTGATACGGGGAATGGCGCGCACGGCAGTGGTCGCCGGGACGGCGACGGCGGTCTCCAACCGGGTGTCACGTCGGCAGGCGGGACGCTGGGCCGCCCAGGAGGCCCCGGCCTACCAGGAGCCGCAGTACGCCCAGCAGCCGCAGTACGCCCAGGCACCGGAGCCGCCGCCCGCGCCGGCACCGGCGACGTTGGACTCGGCTGCGCTGATCGAGCAGCTGCAGAAGCTGGGCGCGCTGCGCGACCAGGGGATCCTGACCGACGCCGAGTTCGAGGCGCAGAAGGCCAAGCTGCTCGGCTGA
- a CDS encoding sulfate ABC transporter permease, whose amino-acid sequence MVELSRPVTWLLRLVAVGYVAMLVVIPVSTVVREAFADGVGAFFAMFTDPHVLGALSLTAQVAVQAVLINLVFGVTISLLLVRYEFPGKRLLSALIDLPMSVSPVVVGLALLLVYNGRTGWFGPTLEDWGLQIIFSGPGMVMATCFVALPLVIREVVPVLTEIGDDQEQAARSLGANGRQTFWRITLPAIKWAVVYGVVLSLARSLGEFGAVKIVSGNVVDQTQTATLLVETQYQSFEQSSAYAISFVLAFVSVVCIVLVSILRPKESH is encoded by the coding sequence GTGGTTGAGCTCTCCCGACCGGTCACCTGGCTGCTCCGGCTCGTCGCCGTCGGCTACGTGGCGATGCTGGTGGTGATCCCGGTCAGCACCGTGGTGCGCGAGGCGTTCGCCGACGGCGTCGGCGCGTTCTTCGCGATGTTCACCGACCCGCACGTGCTGGGCGCGCTCTCGCTGACCGCGCAGGTCGCGGTGCAGGCGGTGCTGATCAACCTGGTCTTCGGTGTCACCATCTCGCTCCTCCTGGTGCGCTACGAGTTCCCCGGCAAGCGGCTCCTCTCCGCGCTGATCGACCTGCCGATGTCGGTCTCGCCGGTCGTCGTCGGTCTCGCCCTGCTGCTGGTCTACAACGGCCGCACCGGCTGGTTCGGCCCCACCCTGGAGGACTGGGGTCTGCAGATCATCTTCTCCGGCCCCGGGATGGTGATGGCGACCTGCTTCGTGGCCCTGCCACTGGTGATCCGTGAGGTGGTGCCGGTGCTCACCGAGATCGGCGACGATCAGGAGCAGGCGGCGCGCAGCCTGGGCGCCAACGGTCGGCAGACCTTCTGGCGGATCACCCTGCCGGCGATCAAGTGGGCGGTCGTGTACGGCGTGGTGCTCAGCCTGGCCCGCTCCCTCGGCGAGTTCGGGGCGGTCAAGATCGTCTCCGGCAACGTCGTCGACCAGACGCAGACAGCGACCCTGCTGGTCGAGACCCAGTACCAGAGCTTCGAGCAGTCGTCGGCGTACGCGATCTCGTTCGTGCTGGCCTTCGTCAGCGTGGTCTGCATCGTCCTCGTCTCCATCCTCCGGCCGAAAGAGAGCCACTGA
- a CDS encoding YajQ family cyclic di-GMP-binding protein, whose product MADSSFDIVSKIDRQEVDNALGQTAREVATRFDFKGTGATIEWKGDDAIEITASADDRASAVLSVFQDKLIKRQQSLKILDAGEPRQSGQQSKIGITLKEGITSEDAKKISKLIRDEGPKGVKAQVQGDELRVSSKKRDDLQTVIALVKAQDYDFAVQFTNYR is encoded by the coding sequence ATGGCCGACTCCTCCTTCGACATCGTCAGCAAGATCGACCGCCAGGAGGTCGACAACGCGCTCGGCCAGACGGCTCGGGAGGTCGCGACCCGGTTCGACTTCAAGGGCACCGGCGCCACCATCGAGTGGAAGGGCGACGACGCGATCGAGATCACCGCGTCCGCCGACGACCGCGCCAGCGCGGTGCTGAGCGTCTTCCAGGACAAGCTGATCAAGCGTCAGCAGTCCCTGAAGATCCTGGACGCGGGTGAGCCCCGCCAGTCCGGCCAGCAGTCCAAGATCGGGATCACCCTCAAGGAGGGGATCACCTCCGAGGACGCGAAGAAGATCTCCAAGCTGATCCGCGACGAGGGCCCCAAGGGTGTGAAGGCGCAGGTCCAGGGCGACGAGCTCCGGGTCTCCTCGAAGAAGCGGGACGACCTGCAGACGGTGATCGCCCTGGTCAAGGCGCAGGACTACGACTTCGCCGTCCAGTTCACCAACTACCGCTGA
- a CDS encoding cation-translocating P-type ATPase → MPNDAPPAAPPARLDPVSARAEDVASSLAVEPGRGLTAAEARARLASHGSNELTGAAHEPGWRAFLRQYQDFMQLVLLAAALVNQLVTGEAGTTLVLAGLTLFNAVIGLRQESKAEESVKALSTMMRTVARVRRDGQAVEIDASDLVPGDVVLVEAGNRVPADGRVCLAATLEIEEAALTGESLPVAKSTDAVPGDDIPLGDRTCMAYMNTAVTRGRGEIVVTATGMDTEIGHIADLLASTETSRTPLQKQLDSLSKVIAAIAAAALVLVVLLGLAQGESFDTLFITGVALAVAAIPTGLPAVVTALLSMGTREIARRNAIMKRLPAVETLGSTSAICSDKTGTLTLNKMTARQLVIPGRHRYTVAGEGYRPIGEISHVGGQRHDLDPYLLPMVLCADAVLDGDDLIGDPTEGALIVLGAKGGLDIEGPGQHSPGSRSCRSTPSTSSWRRSTR, encoded by the coding sequence ATGCCGAACGATGCACCTCCCGCAGCCCCGCCGGCGCGGCTCGATCCCGTCTCCGCGCGAGCCGAGGACGTCGCGTCCTCGCTCGCCGTCGAGCCCGGCCGTGGGCTGACCGCGGCGGAGGCGAGGGCGCGGCTGGCCTCCCACGGGTCCAACGAGCTCACCGGCGCCGCGCACGAGCCGGGATGGCGCGCGTTCCTGCGGCAGTACCAGGACTTCATGCAGCTCGTCCTGCTCGCCGCGGCGCTGGTCAACCAGCTGGTCACCGGCGAGGCCGGGACCACCCTGGTGCTCGCCGGGCTGACCCTCTTCAACGCCGTGATCGGGCTGCGTCAGGAGTCGAAGGCCGAGGAGAGCGTGAAGGCCCTCTCGACGATGATGCGGACCGTCGCACGCGTCCGCCGCGACGGACAGGCGGTCGAGATCGACGCGTCGGACCTGGTGCCCGGCGACGTCGTCCTGGTCGAGGCCGGCAACCGGGTGCCGGCCGACGGGAGGGTCTGCCTGGCGGCGACGCTCGAGATCGAGGAGGCGGCGCTGACCGGGGAGAGCCTCCCCGTCGCGAAGTCCACCGACGCGGTGCCCGGGGACGACATCCCGCTCGGGGACCGCACCTGCATGGCCTACATGAACACGGCGGTCACCCGCGGGCGCGGCGAGATCGTGGTGACGGCGACCGGGATGGACACCGAGATCGGTCACATCGCCGACCTCCTCGCGAGCACCGAGACCAGCCGCACGCCGCTGCAGAAGCAGCTCGACTCGCTGTCCAAGGTGATCGCGGCCATCGCCGCGGCGGCGCTGGTGCTGGTCGTCCTCCTGGGGCTGGCCCAGGGCGAGTCCTTCGACACCCTGTTCATCACCGGCGTCGCGCTGGCGGTCGCCGCGATTCCGACCGGCCTGCCCGCGGTGGTCACCGCGCTGCTGTCGATGGGCACCCGCGAGATCGCACGGCGCAACGCGATCATGAAGCGCCTGCCGGCCGTCGAGACGCTGGGCTCCACCTCGGCGATCTGCTCGGACAAGACGGGCACGCTGACGCTGAACAAGATGACCGCGCGTCAGCTCGTCATCCCGGGCCGGCACCGCTACACGGTCGCGGGCGAGGGCTATCGGCCGATCGGCGAGATCAGCCATGTCGGCGGTCAACGGCACGACCTCGACCCCTACCTGCTGCCCATGGTCCTCTGCGCCGACGCCGTGCTCGACGGTGACGACCTCATCGGTGACCCCACCGAGGGAGCGCTCATCGTGCTCGGCGCCAAGGGGGGCCTCGACATCGAGGGACCCGGGCAGCACTCCCCCGGGTCGCGGAGCTGCCGTTCGACTCCGAGTACAAGTTCATGGCGACGTTCCACGAGATGA
- a CDS encoding DUF6325 family protein → MTELEMGPIDYLALEIPAARMRGAGLAALLDLTEQGTIRVLDLVVARVAEDGGVTVLELADLDGDGELDLTVFEGARSGLLGDDDIAAGAALVEPGSAVALLVYENTWAGPFVTAMREVGAEVIAGGRIPAQDLAAALDDLEATEA, encoded by the coding sequence ATGACAGAGCTGGAGATGGGGCCGATCGACTACCTGGCCCTGGAGATCCCTGCCGCCAGGATGCGGGGCGCGGGTCTCGCGGCGCTGCTGGACCTGACCGAGCAGGGAACGATCCGGGTCCTCGACCTGGTGGTCGCCAGGGTCGCCGAGGACGGTGGCGTCACGGTGCTGGAGCTCGCCGACCTCGACGGTGACGGCGAGCTCGACCTGACGGTCTTCGAAGGCGCGCGGTCGGGCCTGCTCGGCGACGACGACATCGCCGCGGGGGCGGCACTCGTCGAGCCGGGCAGCGCCGTCGCGCTGCTGGTGTACGAGAACACCTGGGCGGGGCCCTTCGTGACCGCGATGCGGGAGGTCGGGGCCGAGGTGATCGCCGGCGGTCGGATCCCGGCGCAGGACCTCGCGGCAGCGCTGGACGACCTGGAAGCCACCGAGGCCTGA